The uncultured Hyphomonas sp. genome includes a window with the following:
- a CDS encoding divergent polysaccharide deacetylase family protein: protein MANRRDAEPSPLRAGVLHTGLSLLVFGGIAGVLGAGIFLTGDPSEAGPKQTLALFDTQDTVAPPLKTRLKTDIAAANLSIETPDYSDEGGSGDLPESAPDLGIAAPEETRTAELDAGLPAGQGDADEGGVRINGKLVKPGESYGEVTRVVSLERAPISGMTEQLNGMTLPRISPEGVAPADAYARPFINPGNKPVVAIVVGGLGINATHTKSAIDELPPEVTLSFAPDATSLQTWINRARAAGHEVLIETPMEAYDYGRMKMHPLTLLATEDEARNRARLDRILSRSTGYFGLINSQGSKIADDEAAMKPVLQAVSDRGLAFIDDGGLNAGHMKELSGETGLRYVRADSAIDAKLSADEISSEFMELESQALKNGAALGSGFAFPITIEMVKTWTAGLDQKGIVLAPVSALAAMPPQPENPSEDSVRTGSLELPPVNPHG, encoded by the coding sequence ATGGCAAATCGCCGGGATGCTGAGCCGTCACCGCTGCGCGCAGGCGTTTTGCATACGGGTCTCAGCCTGTTGGTGTTCGGCGGGATTGCCGGCGTGCTTGGCGCGGGAATCTTCCTGACGGGCGATCCCTCGGAAGCCGGTCCGAAACAGACTCTGGCCCTGTTCGATACGCAGGACACGGTGGCCCCACCGCTCAAGACCCGCCTGAAGACCGACATCGCTGCGGCGAACCTGTCGATTGAAACACCTGACTATAGCGATGAAGGCGGATCGGGGGATTTGCCTGAATCAGCACCTGATCTCGGCATCGCCGCGCCTGAGGAAACCCGCACAGCTGAGCTCGACGCAGGCCTGCCCGCCGGGCAGGGGGATGCTGACGAGGGCGGCGTCCGCATCAATGGCAAACTGGTCAAACCCGGTGAATCCTATGGGGAAGTGACCCGGGTCGTCTCGCTGGAGCGTGCGCCCATTTCCGGTATGACCGAGCAGCTGAATGGCATGACTCTGCCGCGCATCTCGCCGGAAGGCGTTGCCCCGGCCGATGCCTATGCCCGGCCCTTCATCAATCCCGGCAACAAGCCGGTTGTGGCGATCGTCGTTGGCGGCCTTGGCATCAATGCGACGCATACGAAATCTGCCATCGACGAATTGCCGCCGGAAGTGACGCTCTCCTTTGCGCCGGATGCAACCAGCCTGCAGACCTGGATCAACCGCGCCCGCGCGGCCGGTCATGAAGTGCTGATCGAGACGCCGATGGAGGCCTATGATTATGGCCGGATGAAAATGCATCCGCTGACCCTGCTGGCCACTGAGGACGAAGCGCGCAACCGGGCACGGCTCGACCGTATTCTCAGCCGCTCGACCGGCTATTTCGGCCTGATCAATTCGCAGGGCTCCAAGATTGCCGATGATGAGGCGGCGATGAAGCCGGTCCTTCAGGCCGTTTCAGATCGCGGTCTGGCCTTTATCGATGATGGCGGCCTTAATGCCGGGCATATGAAAGAACTCTCCGGTGAAACCGGCCTGCGCTATGTGCGCGCGGATTCCGCGATTGATGCGAAACTGTCGGCAGATGAAATCTCTTCCGAGTTCATGGAGCTGGAAAGCCAGGCGCTGAAGAATGGTGCGGCGCTGGGTTCCGGCTTTGCTTTCCCGATCACGATCGAGATGGTGAAGACCTGGACGGCTGGTCTAGACCAGAAAGGCATCGTCCTGGCGCCGGTCTCGGCCCTGGCGGCCATGCCCCCACAGCCGGAAAATCCCAGTGAAGACAGTGTTCGCACTGGCAGCCTTGAGCTGCCTCCTGTAAATCCTCACGGGTGA
- a CDS encoding M28 family peptidase translates to MRPVALAAIGALAACQMLTAAAETPADREAEILKTATSLANAGTWDNVGLQFVEDLTTEIGPRLAGSPDEKRARDWAVAELTEMGFANVHVEDFTVPYWKRTHETARVVGDSAQPLIITALGGSAPTPEGGLEADIVRYELLADMLAADDADVAGKIVFIDEFMTRTQTGAGYGLAVAKRAACPKAAAAKGAVACLIRSVGTDHFRRPHTGGIDRRGPDGIAKPMGPIPAAALSAPDADQLARLLERGPVTVNLDIGVETADAAPSGNVIAEVEGGANKDEIVLIGCHLDSWDLGTGAIDDGAGCGIVVGAAKLIDQLPGKPDRTVRVVLYGSEEIGLFGGAAYARQHADELSKHVLAAESDHGASYIWQFQTRFGEGALDYAKKIQGVLARYGVAPGDNLAGGGPDIGVLARSGVPVVTPAQDGWDYFDYHHTPDDTFDKIEPDAFRQNVSVYAAFAYIAADSGWDFRKPADPEE, encoded by the coding sequence ATGAGACCTGTTGCCCTTGCTGCCATAGGCGCGCTTGCCGCCTGCCAGATGCTGACCGCGGCCGCTGAGACGCCCGCCGACCGGGAAGCGGAGATCCTGAAAACGGCGACCTCGCTGGCCAATGCCGGCACCTGGGACAATGTTGGCCTGCAATTTGTCGAGGACCTGACAACCGAGATCGGTCCGCGCCTTGCCGGGTCTCCGGATGAGAAACGCGCGCGCGACTGGGCCGTCGCGGAACTCACCGAAATGGGCTTTGCGAATGTCCATGTCGAAGACTTCACCGTGCCTTACTGGAAGCGCACGCATGAAACCGCGCGCGTGGTCGGCGACAGCGCCCAGCCGCTGATCATCACGGCGCTCGGTGGCAGTGCCCCCACCCCGGAAGGGGGGCTGGAAGCGGACATTGTCCGGTACGAGCTCCTGGCGGACATGCTGGCCGCGGATGACGCGGACGTTGCCGGCAAGATCGTCTTCATCGACGAATTCATGACCCGCACCCAGACAGGGGCGGGCTATGGCCTCGCTGTGGCCAAGCGCGCGGCCTGCCCGAAAGCGGCGGCGGCGAAAGGCGCCGTCGCCTGCCTGATCCGGTCTGTCGGAACCGACCATTTCCGCCGGCCGCATACCGGCGGCATCGACCGGCGCGGCCCGGACGGCATTGCCAAGCCGATGGGACCCATCCCGGCCGCGGCACTCTCTGCACCGGACGCCGACCAGTTGGCGCGCCTGCTGGAGCGCGGGCCTGTGACGGTCAATCTCGACATCGGTGTGGAGACGGCTGATGCAGCGCCCTCAGGCAATGTGATCGCGGAAGTCGAAGGCGGTGCCAACAAGGACGAGATCGTGCTGATCGGCTGCCATCTCGATTCCTGGGATCTCGGCACGGGTGCCATCGATGACGGGGCCGGCTGCGGCATCGTCGTCGGCGCTGCGAAGCTGATCGATCAGCTGCCCGGCAAGCCGGACCGGACGGTCCGCGTCGTGCTTTACGGGTCAGAGGAAATCGGCCTGTTCGGCGGCGCGGCTTATGCCCGTCAGCATGCGGATGAACTGAGCAAGCATGTGCTTGCCGCCGAGAGCGACCATGGCGCGAGCTATATCTGGCAGTTCCAGACCCGGTTCGGCGAAGGCGCGCTGGACTATGCGAAAAAGATCCAGGGCGTCCTGGCCCGCTATGGTGTGGCACCGGGAGACAATCTGGCGGGCGGCGGCCCGGACATCGGCGTGCTGGCCCGCTCAGGTGTGCCGGTCGTGACCCCGGCGCAGGATGGCTGGGACTATTTCGACTATCACCACACGCCAGACGACACGTTCGACAAGATCGAACCGGATGCTTTCCGCCAGAATGTCAGCGTCTATGCGGCCTTTGCCTATATCGCAGCAGACTCAGGCTGGGATTTCCGTAAACCGGCCGATCCGGAAGAATAG
- a CDS encoding peroxiredoxin family protein, which translates to MIRTASLASLLALLPAAAVAQEPSDTQMAAKSAEAERAAMAGEMRVGPIVGQPAPAVTVTGPEGRVSFTDLAGEKGTAVAFFRSADWCPYCKKQLIDLKAAAAPLAEEGWTLIGVSYDSPETLADFKAAKDLPYGLYSDAGSVAIDAFDLRNPDVPAGSRYDGIPHPAIIFIAADGTVKAVMREEGYKNRPAVESVLALAAAL; encoded by the coding sequence ATGATCCGTACTGCCTCTCTCGCGTCTCTTCTCGCATTGCTGCCCGCCGCTGCAGTGGCTCAGGAGCCCTCAGATACTCAGATGGCGGCAAAGTCCGCCGAAGCGGAACGCGCCGCCATGGCCGGGGAGATGCGGGTCGGTCCCATCGTTGGACAGCCTGCGCCGGCCGTCACGGTGACGGGGCCGGAAGGTCGTGTCAGCTTCACAGACCTTGCGGGCGAGAAAGGCACGGCCGTGGCCTTTTTCCGCTCGGCCGACTGGTGCCCTTACTGCAAGAAACAGCTGATCGACCTGAAAGCCGCCGCCGCCCCGCTGGCCGAAGAGGGCTGGACGCTGATCGGGGTCTCGTATGATAGCCCGGAGACGCTGGCAGATTTCAAGGCCGCAAAAGACCTGCCTTACGGGCTTTATTCCGATGCCGGATCCGTGGCCATCGACGCGTTCGACCTGCGCAATCCGGATGTGCCGGCGGGCTCGCGCTATGACGGCATTCCGCACCCGGCTATCATCTTCATTGCAGCCGACGGCACGGTGAAAGCGGTCATGCGGGAAGAAGGCTACAAGAACCGCCCGGCGGTCGAGTCCGTGCTCGCCCTGGCTGCGGCGCTCTGA
- a CDS encoding RNA pyrophosphohydrolase, giving the protein MTQVKQDPDRYRANVGLALFSKAGHVFIGRRINGRGSFQWQMPQGGVDKGEDPAEAALRELEEEVGVPAKLVDTLEETEDWLYYDFPPDLKKRLPGPYLGQRQKWFAFRFKGSDSDVRLDRHTPEFDAWRWARLEETPSLVVPFKRAVYAEVAVRFERWTAPVLGGKVPQG; this is encoded by the coding sequence GTGACACAGGTTAAGCAAGACCCCGACCGCTATCGCGCCAATGTTGGCCTGGCCCTCTTTTCGAAGGCCGGGCACGTCTTCATTGGCCGCCGTATCAATGGGCGCGGCTCCTTTCAGTGGCAGATGCCGCAGGGCGGCGTCGACAAGGGCGAAGACCCGGCCGAAGCCGCCCTTCGTGAGCTGGAGGAAGAAGTCGGTGTGCCGGCCAAGCTGGTCGACACGCTGGAGGAAACCGAGGACTGGCTCTACTACGACTTTCCGCCGGATCTGAAGAAACGCCTGCCGGGGCCATATCTCGGCCAGCGCCAGAAATGGTTCGCTTTCCGCTTCAAGGGATCTGACAGCGATGTCCGGCTGGACCGGCACACACCGGAATTCGACGCCTGGCGCTGGGCCCGGCTTGAAGAGACGCCGTCGCTCGTCGTGCCTTTCAAGCGCGCAGTCTATGCCGAAGTGGCTGTGCGGTTCGAACGCTGGACGGCACCGGTCCTCGGCGGCAAGGTGCCTCAGGGCTGA
- a CDS encoding aminotransferase class IV has protein sequence MMEDDAHGVHDYLTDPRNADILISVNGELKKRDEAVVSVFDSGYILGDGVWEGLRVTDGGIAFLPEHLKRLWAGAKTIDMDIGLTKDELTARLMDCLKANGMDDGVHIRLMVTRGIKKTPYQGPRFTITKPTIVMIPEYKTPVPEIVNTGVTLFTVHVRRTGPAEQDQKLNSHSKLNCILACIQADKAGADEALMLDPAGFVATCNSTHFFIVRDGEVWTSPPEYCLGGITRGNIIRVCREAGIPVFEKRFSLFDVYSADEAFITGTFAGVTPVREVDGRSIETIDGPISQKIREAYKALQARSLTPIA, from the coding sequence ATGATGGAAGACGACGCCCACGGCGTTCATGATTATCTCACCGACCCGCGCAATGCAGACATTCTCATTTCGGTGAATGGTGAATTGAAGAAGCGGGACGAGGCGGTCGTCTCGGTTTTCGACAGCGGCTACATTCTGGGCGACGGCGTCTGGGAAGGCCTGCGCGTGACGGATGGCGGCATCGCGTTCCTGCCGGAGCACCTGAAGCGCCTCTGGGCCGGGGCCAAGACGATCGACATGGACATCGGCCTGACAAAGGACGAGCTGACGGCGCGTCTGATGGATTGCCTGAAGGCCAATGGCATGGATGATGGCGTGCATATCCGCCTGATGGTCACGCGCGGTATCAAGAAGACGCCTTACCAGGGGCCGCGTTTCACGATCACCAAGCCGACCATTGTGATGATCCCGGAATACAAGACGCCGGTGCCGGAGATCGTGAACACGGGCGTTACGCTGTTCACGGTACATGTGCGCCGCACGGGACCGGCCGAGCAGGACCAGAAGCTGAACTCCCACTCGAAGCTCAACTGCATCCTCGCCTGTATCCAGGCCGACAAGGCGGGCGCCGACGAGGCGCTGATGCTGGACCCGGCTGGCTTTGTGGCCACCTGCAATTCCACCCACTTCTTCATCGTGCGGGACGGGGAAGTGTGGACCAGCCCACCGGAATACTGTCTTGGCGGCATCACGCGCGGCAACATCATCCGGGTTTGCCGTGAGGCAGGCATTCCCGTTTTCGAGAAACGTTTCTCGCTGTTCGATGTCTATTCAGCAGATGAAGCCTTCATCACCGGCACGTTTGCGGGCGTGACGCCCGTGCGGGAAGTGGACGGGCGCAGTATCGAAACCATCGACGGCCCGATCTCGCAGAAGATCCGCGAAGCCTACAAGGCCCTGCAGGCCCGTAGCCTGACGCCGATCGCATGA
- a CDS encoding S41 family peptidase, giving the protein MRSLMIGTGVGLILGATAVGLSAIAAPQNTPPPSDPRTVTYQQLELFAEILARARQDYVTEIDEPEAMEAAINGMLTSLDPHSSYLNADDFKSMQVQTSGEYGGLGIEVTMEDGFVKVISPMDDTPASRAGIQPGDLITAINGQPIIGQTLNDAVKEMRGEKGTQIDITVLREGEDPFDVTLTREVIEQKSVTWELDEDDIGYIRVSTFNERTTPLLEAAVNGISEETGGRPRGIIVDLRNNGGGLLDQAVSVSDMFLSGGEVVSTQGRRAADMESYMAHNGEVFKGVPMIVLINGGSASASEIVAGALQDRRRATIVGTTSFGKGSVQTVIPLGADRGALRLTTARYYTPSGHSIQALGIEPDVSISPARLTEEELAKIKRFSEADLPHALQNEEGEERRALQMPDEQPPEGYEGKDFQLERAKQMLKDGAITASNGLKRAG; this is encoded by the coding sequence ATGCGTTCATTGATGATTGGCACCGGTGTTGGTTTGATCCTCGGCGCGACGGCCGTCGGCCTGTCTGCGATCGCGGCGCCACAGAACACGCCGCCGCCCTCCGATCCGCGCACAGTGACCTACCAGCAGCTTGAATTGTTTGCGGAAATTCTGGCCCGCGCCCGTCAGGACTATGTGACGGAGATCGACGAGCCGGAAGCCATGGAAGCCGCCATTAACGGCATGCTGACCTCGCTGGACCCGCATTCGAGCTATCTTAATGCAGACGATTTCAAGTCCATGCAGGTGCAGACGTCCGGTGAGTATGGCGGGCTTGGCATCGAAGTGACGATGGAAGACGGCTTCGTGAAAGTTATTTCCCCCATGGATGATACGCCGGCCAGCCGGGCCGGGATCCAGCCGGGCGACCTGATTACCGCCATCAACGGCCAGCCGATCATCGGCCAGACGCTGAATGACGCGGTCAAGGAAATGCGCGGCGAGAAGGGCACGCAGATCGACATCACCGTGCTGCGTGAGGGCGAAGACCCATTCGACGTGACGCTCACCCGCGAAGTCATCGAGCAGAAATCCGTGACCTGGGAGCTCGACGAGGACGATATCGGCTATATCCGTGTCTCGACCTTCAATGAGCGGACGACCCCACTGCTGGAAGCGGCGGTCAATGGCATTTCCGAAGAGACCGGCGGGCGTCCGCGCGGCATTATCGTCGACCTGCGCAACAATGGCGGCGGCCTGCTGGACCAGGCCGTGTCGGTCAGCGACATGTTTCTGTCGGGCGGCGAAGTCGTCTCCACGCAGGGGCGGCGCGCAGCGGACATGGAAAGCTACATGGCGCACAATGGCGAGGTGTTCAAAGGCGTGCCGATGATCGTGCTGATCAATGGCGGGTCGGCCTCAGCCTCCGAAATCGTGGCAGGGGCCCTGCAGGACCGTCGCCGCGCGACGATTGTCGGCACGACCAGCTTCGGCAAGGGGTCGGTCCAGACCGTTATCCCGCTGGGCGCCGATCGCGGAGCGCTGCGCCTGACAACGGCGCGTTACTACACGCCGTCCGGCCATTCGATCCAGGCGCTCGGTATCGAACCGGACGTCTCGATCTCGCCGGCGCGCCTGACCGAGGAAGAACTGGCCAAGATCAAGCGCTTCTCCGAGGCGGACCTGCCGCATGCCCTGCAGAACGAGGAAGGCGAAGAGCGCCGCGCCCTGCAGATGCCGGACGAGCAGCCGCCGGAAGGCTATGAAGGCAAGGACTTCCAGCTGGAGCGTGCGAAACAGATGCTCAAGGACGGTGCCATCACCGCCAGCAACGGTCTGAAACGCGCCGGATAA
- a CDS encoding alpha/beta hydrolase: MSKTLLMIHGVGCGGDVWDRMIPFFEADGWTCEAPTLFPGRRVKSKPPQSLSELGIDDYISAMSAKAKEIEKATGEKPAVIGHSMGGLIAQVLAERGDVSQAVFLTPAQPKGCAVIGPSVAITFLNILIQQNRKKSYKVWRTGFDFGVTNCVPKRLREDIYAQALYDSGKVYGDLTDGVEVDESKIRIPTLTIASGKDRATLASAVRKVAQKYSRAPVAGDFLEYPKNGHWIVDEPGTDKVATDIAGWLERTRAKETA, encoded by the coding sequence ATGTCAAAGACCCTGTTGATGATTCATGGCGTCGGATGCGGCGGCGATGTCTGGGACCGGATGATCCCGTTCTTTGAGGCAGATGGCTGGACGTGCGAAGCGCCGACCCTGTTTCCCGGCCGGAGGGTGAAATCGAAACCGCCCCAGTCGCTCAGCGAACTCGGCATCGACGACTACATCTCTGCCATGTCCGCGAAGGCGAAAGAGATCGAGAAAGCGACCGGGGAGAAACCGGCCGTGATCGGCCATTCCATGGGCGGTCTGATTGCGCAGGTTCTGGCCGAGCGGGGAGACGTCTCGCAGGCCGTCTTCCTGACACCCGCCCAGCCCAAGGGCTGCGCCGTGATCGGGCCGAGTGTGGCGATCACCTTCCTCAATATCCTGATCCAGCAGAACCGGAAGAAATCCTACAAGGTCTGGCGGACAGGCTTTGACTTCGGTGTGACAAACTGCGTGCCCAAGCGGCTACGCGAAGACATCTATGCCCAGGCGCTCTACGATTCCGGGAAAGTCTATGGCGATCTGACCGACGGCGTGGAAGTCGACGAGTCGAAGATCAGGATCCCCACCCTGACAATCGCGTCCGGCAAGGACCGGGCGACGCTGGCCTCGGCCGTCCGCAAGGTCGCCCAAAAATACAGCCGCGCGCCCGTCGCCGGGGATTTCCTGGAGTATCCGAAGAACGGGCACTGGATCGTCGATGAACCGGGAACGGACAAAGTGGCCACCGACATAGCCGGCTGGCTGGAGCGCACACGTGCAAAGGAAACCGCATGA
- a CDS encoding HAD family hydrolase codes for MTQTIRIAMWSGPRNMSTTMMRSFGARPEAVCVDEPFYAAWLAAAGEVHPMQEEILASQSSDPVVVAREMLAPLPPGKTLQYQKQMTHHMLDNFPLDWVSGLRHAFLVRHPGRVIASYTKKMGDVSLDAIGVPQQERLYREITERTGKAPPVVDSDLLLADPPEVLPRLCDALGIDWDPAMLGWEPGVKPEDGAWAPHWYDAVWNSSGFGAPSGPLPEHTGKAADIEKEALESYERLLKNHV; via the coding sequence ATGACACAGACGATCCGGATCGCCATGTGGTCCGGCCCGCGCAACATGTCGACCACGATGATGCGCAGCTTTGGCGCCCGGCCGGAAGCGGTCTGCGTGGACGAGCCGTTCTATGCGGCCTGGCTGGCCGCGGCGGGGGAGGTGCACCCGATGCAGGAAGAGATCCTCGCCTCGCAGTCGTCTGATCCGGTGGTTGTTGCGCGGGAAATGCTGGCCCCGCTGCCGCCAGGTAAGACGCTGCAATACCAGAAGCAGATGACCCACCACATGCTGGACAACTTCCCGCTGGATTGGGTGAGCGGCCTGCGCCATGCGTTTCTCGTGCGCCATCCGGGCCGGGTGATCGCGTCCTATACGAAGAAAATGGGCGATGTCAGCCTCGACGCCATCGGCGTGCCCCAGCAGGAGCGGCTTTACCGGGAGATCACCGAGCGGACGGGCAAGGCCCCGCCGGTTGTGGACTCTGACCTTCTCCTGGCCGATCCGCCTGAAGTGCTGCCGCGTCTCTGCGACGCGCTTGGTATCGACTGGGATCCGGCCATGCTCGGCTGGGAACCGGGCGTGAAACCTGAGGACGGCGCCTGGGCGCCGCACTGGTATGATGCGGTGTGGAACTCGTCCGGCTTCGGCGCGCCGTCGGGGCCGTTGCCGGAGCATACAGGCAAGGCCGCGGACATCGAAAAAGAGGCGCTCGAAAGTTACGAGCGCCTCCTCAAAAATCACGTTTAA
- a CDS encoding peptidoglycan DD-metalloendopeptidase family protein translates to MTPDSRAYSFGARVFRTLAPAVSLLLLAAAAPDTFSREELEALESEKRVAEQKLAALQASGEDAQKDLKNVDADLIAAAMESRRREDQAAEAEKSLADLGTRRITAQMRLLEDQQALEDLLAALAASNRRKPPALVISPGKANTAVRRAILMSETTPRLAARTETVRAEIDELNTLERRIRGEKARLEAAEATLALKQVEIERLAAAKRGAFEDLSGDIARLKSRSAELGAQADTLRNLLRALESDAPTAPGVKPSLRPRLVSSSPSSPARKPVAPATRPLGKAALGGLAQPVSGNVLHSFGDKLSTGGKAEWITFAPRAGAQVTAPVAGTVEYARPFRSYGTMLILRTSDGYHVILSGMSRIYVTEGQNVATGEPVGRMPDRSDPPPELNMELRLGDTVMNPADWLPRRG, encoded by the coding sequence ATGACGCCCGATTCCCGCGCATATTCTTTCGGTGCCCGCGTGTTCCGCACCCTGGCGCCGGCCGTCTCGCTGCTGCTGCTCGCTGCCGCGGCGCCGGACACGTTTTCGCGGGAAGAACTGGAAGCGCTGGAGTCCGAAAAGCGCGTCGCCGAGCAGAAGCTGGCCGCGCTTCAGGCGAGCGGTGAGGATGCGCAAAAAGACCTCAAGAATGTCGATGCAGACCTGATCGCAGCGGCCATGGAATCCCGCCGGCGGGAAGACCAGGCGGCCGAGGCCGAAAAGAGCCTCGCCGATCTCGGCACGCGGCGCATCACCGCGCAGATGCGCCTGCTCGAAGACCAGCAGGCGCTTGAGGACCTGCTCGCGGCGCTGGCGGCCTCCAACCGGCGCAAGCCGCCTGCCCTGGTCATTTCACCGGGCAAGGCGAACACGGCGGTACGCCGGGCCATCCTGATGAGCGAGACCACGCCCCGGCTGGCTGCCCGGACAGAAACAGTGCGGGCTGAAATCGATGAGCTGAACACGCTGGAACGCCGGATCCGCGGGGAAAAGGCCCGGCTTGAGGCGGCGGAAGCGACGCTTGCCCTGAAACAGGTGGAGATCGAACGCCTCGCCGCCGCCAAGCGCGGCGCCTTCGAAGACCTGTCCGGCGACATCGCCCGGTTGAAGTCGCGTTCCGCCGAGCTTGGGGCTCAGGCCGATACGCTGCGCAACCTGCTGCGCGCGCTGGAATCCGATGCGCCGACCGCGCCGGGGGTGAAACCCTCCCTCCGGCCGCGCCTTGTGTCTTCGTCGCCCAGTTCACCTGCGCGTAAACCTGTCGCCCCCGCGACCCGTCCGCTGGGCAAGGCGGCGCTGGGCGGTCTGGCACAGCCCGTCTCCGGTAATGTGCTGCACTCTTTCGGGGACAAGCTGAGCACCGGCGGCAAGGCGGAATGGATCACCTTCGCGCCCCGGGCCGGGGCGCAGGTCACCGCGCCGGTGGCCGGAACAGTGGAATATGCCCGTCCGTTCCGGTCTTACGGCACGATGCTAATTTTGCGGACGAGTGACGGTTACCATGTTATCCTGTCCGGAATGAGCCGTATCTACGTCACCGAGGGCCAGAATGTGGCCACGGGCGAGCCGGTGGGCCGTATGCCTGACCGCTCAGACCCGCCTCCGGAACTCAATATGGAATTGAGACTTGGCGACACGGTCATGAATCCTGCAGACTGGTTACCAAGACGCGGATGA